The following are encoded together in the Desulfococcus multivorans genome:
- the csx2 gene encoding TIGR02221 family CRISPR-associated protein — MARVYISFLGTNDYVECFYDSDTIDVETPVRFIQETTLSLFSKTASSDDRGFIFITDEARRKNWEDNGQWDREKKCNKACQGLKTRIDLLKLPFPVEAVFIPEGHSEKEIWDIFDIVYCVLNEGDDVIFDITHAFRSIPMLAIVILNYARVLKNIRLEGIYYGAFEALGPAWEVARMPVQKRRAPLLNLISFNRLMEWTVAVDRFMESGDAKEVSRLARDAVAPVLKESRGKDKSASATRDIANALAFFTKNLYTCRGPEIVRSAEYLKCELNKAIHAEGVKPLVPLFDHIRQGVSRFRGDDVHDGIQAAKWCLDHNLIQQGFTVLQETLITYFVTMNGQNANDLVYRNIASSAIWIAKDGTPENEWHGHAQKNKILTKQYIAISKAMEPLSDIYRELTPFRNDLAHAGYRDNCKKAEKFEEKLRESLPKIAALIQLNPL, encoded by the coding sequence ATGGCAAGGGTTTACATCTCTTTTCTTGGAACCAACGATTATGTTGAATGTTTTTACGATTCCGACACTATTGATGTTGAAACACCGGTACGGTTTATTCAGGAAACGACACTCAGTCTATTTTCAAAGACTGCAAGCTCAGATGACCGTGGTTTTATTTTTATTACCGACGAAGCACGCAGAAAAAACTGGGAGGACAACGGCCAGTGGGATAGAGAAAAAAAATGCAATAAGGCGTGTCAGGGACTGAAAACCCGCATCGACCTGTTGAAGTTGCCTTTTCCCGTTGAGGCTGTTTTCATTCCCGAAGGCCATAGCGAAAAAGAAATATGGGATATTTTCGATATTGTATATTGCGTGCTGAATGAGGGAGACGACGTAATTTTTGACATCACTCATGCCTTTCGTTCCATCCCCATGCTGGCGATTGTCATTCTCAACTACGCCCGGGTACTCAAGAATATCAGACTCGAGGGTATCTATTACGGCGCCTTTGAAGCTCTCGGCCCTGCCTGGGAAGTCGCCAGAATGCCGGTTCAAAAGCGCCGAGCGCCACTATTGAATCTCATATCGTTCAACCGATTGATGGAATGGACCGTTGCCGTGGACCGATTTATGGAATCGGGAGATGCAAAGGAGGTAAGCCGGCTGGCTCGAGATGCTGTTGCCCCGGTGCTCAAAGAATCCCGAGGCAAGGACAAAAGCGCATCTGCCACGCGGGATATTGCCAATGCCCTGGCATTCTTCACGAAAAATTTATACACCTGCCGGGGTCCTGAAATTGTGAGGTCTGCCGAATATCTCAAATGTGAGTTGAACAAAGCTATACATGCAGAAGGTGTCAAACCGCTCGTGCCCTTGTTTGATCATATCCGCCAGGGGGTGTCGCGGTTTAGAGGCGACGATGTTCACGACGGGATTCAGGCCGCGAAATGGTGCCTGGATCACAATCTGATACAGCAGGGCTTCACGGTTCTGCAGGAAACATTGATCACCTACTTTGTCACTATGAACGGTCAGAATGCAAATGATTTGGTGTATAGAAATATTGCTTCATCTGCGATTTGGATCGCAAAAGACGGCACGCCGGAAAACGAATGGCATGGCCACGCCCAAAAAAATAAGATTCTGACAAAACAATATATCGCCATATCCAAAGCCATGGAGCCGCTTTCGGATATTTACAGGGAACTGACACCGTTCCGAAACGATCTGGCTCATGCCGGATACAGGGATAATTGCAAGAAAGCCGAAAAATTCGAAGAGAAGCTGAGAGAATCGCTTCCCAAAATTGCAGCGCTGATTCAACTGAATCCATTATAG
- the csx20 gene encoding CRISPR-associated protein Csx20 → MPRTLFLIFNHTFTEAQQVDALATLGVDRIVRPPAHVRNVWGQIPADLPAISDYLAPVREWLAETAASGDYVLIQGDFGACCLMVQEAFKQGLIPVYATTRREAVEAPQPDGTVKMVHHFKHRRFRRYEC, encoded by the coding sequence ATGCCCCGCACCCTCTTCCTGATCTTCAACCACACCTTTACCGAAGCGCAGCAGGTCGATGCCCTGGCAACGCTGGGGGTGGACAGGATTGTCCGGCCCCCGGCACATGTCCGGAACGTCTGGGGGCAGATACCGGCCGATCTTCCGGCCATTTCCGATTATCTCGCTCCGGTTCGGGAATGGCTGGCGGAAACGGCAGCGTCCGGGGATTACGTCCTCATTCAAGGGGATTTCGGGGCCTGCTGCCTTATGGTTCAAGAGGCCTTTAAACAAGGTCTGATCCCCGTATATGCCACCACTCGCCGGGAGGCTGTGGAGGCCCCCCAGCCCGACGGCACCGTCAAAATGGTGCATCATTTCAAACACCGGCGGTTTCGCCGGTATGAATGTTGA